The Populus alba chromosome 13, ASM523922v2, whole genome shotgun sequence genome contains the following window.
CTAGATTGAAGAAACAGGAAAGGAAAAATGTTGTGTTATTTTGTCGAAAATGTGAATCCTGTTTCAAATTTGCTTGACAGGGGCACGCTGAATCCAGGGACGGAGTATTCTTTTTGCATCACAAGACCAGTCTTTAGGAAAGCATGCCAGAATCCTTACAAGAGCATTTTGTAACAATCAACAAGAGATTATTTGGGATAATCTTACAGTTCTTTGAGGTTAGGTAAGGCGCCAAGGAAATCTGGAATAGGTCCATTTATGCTGTTATTCTGCAAATCGCTGGGTTGAATAGgaaacaaaaatgctagcaaTGTGTTAgaacaaataagaaaatatctGAAATTGGTTCAACTCACTTACAGTTAACTTACATTGTCACAAGGGCATCCATGGAGCTAAAATCTGGAAGTTCCCCTGAAAGATCAAAGCTGCTAAGGTCCCTGAAAACCCCAAAAACATTATGaacacaaataaattattaaaccaGCAAGTACAACTATACTCctaaataaataagaagaaattgAGGATTTTCCTGATGAGAGCAGGGAAAGATGATTTACAATGCCGTTATGCGAGGTATGGTATCATTGCTACAACTAATCCATTCCCATGTGTATGGAGAAGGAAGACATGGATCACCAGACCATTCTTGTAATGCATTACTGAATGCTTTTTGGATTTCACTTAAGCCTTCCACTGACAAATTTAACATGAAAGTACTTATCTGTCAGTATATATATGCAGAAATTCCAATATCAATTATATGCTAATTAACAAATCAGCTATAATGCATACCATCTTTGATATTGGTTCCATCTGCCAGGCGGTCGCTAATATAAAAGACTTCCATGGCATTGACAAGTGGAGGAAGTGTAGAACCAGGGTTGGCAACCAACGAAAACGAGGTGTTTGAAGAAGCTGTGAAGTTAATAAACATTTCTGTCACTTCTCCATAAGGTGGGATGATGGGATCTGATACAGGCTTGTTGTCGATGTAAGCCTTAAAGGACCTGTTTTGGGTGGTATCGAGCTGGGTCACTTCAGAGAAATACAAGTTCATGTATACTGAAACTTCTTGATCTGGAAAACCAGGTTTTAAACTGATAGAATCTGACGTGCTTGAGATTGTAAtagcattctgcaagacttctTGTGGAGGATAATCCGGTGCATTATCAACATCAATGATTATTGCATCGCTCGCTACCGAAGTTATCCCGCTACCAACTACTGCTGGAACCCAAATGCGATCATAAGCATCATCCGGGAACCTGAAAATTATCTACAAGttgtaagaagaaaaaaacaaggaaaataatAACAAGGATCGCCAGTGTATGATCATTACCTTACTGTTTCTTTAGCACCGTAAGCAACCCTTGTCCTTAAAAACAGTGCATATTTCGGATCAAGATAGCTATACATTTTTGAATCCAAGTTCCTAACCTCAAGTGCTGATATAAATGGAAACTGTTTAGGCTGTGTTTGGGCAAGACAGATGCTGGTTGTATCGCCTTTGGAAACATAGACTAATTCATAATATACAAGCTGATCAAGTGAGGTCTTGACGGTGGCCCAGTCGTTTCCATCAATATGCATATCGAAAGATGGAGGAGATGATCTTTTGTCATAGTTTCCATAGAAGAAGCTGGCACGAACAAGAAGTAGACTGCCGGAGCCCTCGGAGATAGAGTAACAATTCTTTTTCCGAGTTGTGAACACCCTAAGAGTGCTCATTACATGTGATATTGTATTGCTAGACTGCACCACCTCAGCCTGGCTTTCCTTGAAGAGGTCTTCATCTCCCATCCATACTATCGAATTTTCGTCCGTGTAAAAACCGGATGCCCCACAATCAAAGCTAACTGGAAAAACATACAGATTGAAatggttaggtttttttatttctggaGGATTAGAAGTGggtttatattgaaatatatatataaaaatagaaagaaaataaaatccaaccATCTGCATTTGCCGAAAAAGCTAAGAAGGCTAAGAAGAGGAACGCAAGGCAACCAGCCATGATCAACACTGAGAGAGACAGGACACAAGGAATGAATTGTTACTCTATCATGGAtactatatatattgttttgttcttgaataaACCCGTCTAGTTGGTCCCGTCCTTATCCCGTGTCGGCTGTTTATGGCATCCTCCACAATTTATGACAGAGAAGATGTAATAGAGGCTTTGTACaggataaatattttatatggttGATGAGGGTGTTTATAAAAATTAGGTATAGCTTACTATTATGTCTTCTAGGATGTATAATGTATAGTCGTGgtattccaattttttttttccttttttaatgcGTTTATAAAAGTTTATGACGCTAAAGCTGTAAGTAGTAGATACATACGGTGTATAGATATAAAAATGA
Protein-coding sequences here:
- the LOC118053224 gene encoding uncharacterized protein At1g24485-like, with product MAGCLAFLFLAFLAFSANADVSFDCGASGFYTDENSIVWMGDEDLFKESQAEVVQSSNTISHVMSTLRVFTTRKKNCYSISEGSGSLLLVRASFFYGNYDKRSSPPSFDMHIDGNDWATVKTSLDQLVYYELVYVSKGDTTSICLAQTQPKQFPFISALEVRNLDSKMYSYLDPKYALFLRTRVAYGAKETVRFPDDAYDRIWVPAVVGSGITSVASDAIIIDVDNAPDYPPQEVLQNAITISSTSDSISLKPGFPDQEVSVYMNLYFSEVTQLDTTQNRSFKAYIDNKPVSDPIIPPYGEVTEMFINFTASSNTSFSLVANPGSTLPPLVNAMEVFYISDRLADGTNIKDVEGLSEIQKAFSNALQEWSGDPCLPSPYTWEWISCSNDTIPRITALDLSSFDLSGELPDFSSMDALVTIDLQNNSINGPIPDFLGALPNLKELNLADNSFSGPIPPSISTNKNLKLVVSGNPDLCVSSKSCQPTSTDDTTSSSIPSGRRKKSSKLPVILGTTIPISVIFWAIMGFVLHHKRKTAAIVAITTGQTGGAHRPSGALNMMPEAVINEIKVNIRDQTTTENGNQSDPQQ